The genomic interval TGGTAACTCTGGCAATATACGCATCATAGATTTTCCGCTCTGTCGGTGTCAGCGTTTTCAGTCCCATCATAAAGACCTCAATGCGCTCAGGGAAGGCGGCTTCGTCCTCCACCGGCTTTTCAAGCATCACATCCGGTGTGGATGATTCGGCATCGAAAAAGCCTTGTACCGACTCGACCTGCTTGACGATTTTCTTCATACGCTGGTATTCGTTCATAACAAGGTGGATGCCGAGCAAGAACAGTTCACTGATGATATAGGAAATAGACAGCATTTCAAATTCAATGCTCGTCATCTGCTCGATGAACCAAACGCCGATATTTACAAATACCGCAATTGCAAGGATAACAGCGCGTGCTGTGGTATCGATGGTCTTCTTGACCTGCGCACGGATAATGACCGTAACCATAGCGGCGAAATAGCTGAGCAGATAAACAAGGTATAAAGGATGCAACGGCCCATAAACCTTCACAAGCGTAGATACACCGTTCACTACCGCAAAGGAAACTTCTTTGTAAATGGTGTCCTGAATCGTATATAGGATTTAGAACATTTTTCTTCATCTAAATAAATAAGGCCTTTTTCATGTTGCTTTTTGCACCAGTCTTTAAAAAACTCAGAAACGTTTTGTAATCTATCAGGACGGTTTTCAAAAATTAAATCTAATGCTTCCTTATGTTCCGCATATATTTGCTGACATAATTCAATAATTTCGTTGTTTTCCATTGTTTCTCTCCTTAAAGTGTTTAAATAAGAACGTATAAAATTCACAGTTTCAGAATCATATATTGCTTTTTCAAGTTCTGTTTCTATAATACGAATAATAGTTTCGTATTTTATACATCCCCACGCAGAGTTGCTGTCTTGTAAAGGAGCTAATCCCTCTGGTGTAAGATATAAATATATTTTTGTGAATTCGGGATATTTATCCTCAATAACATTATAGTATTTGTCTAATTGTCCGTCGTGGTCCTGGGAATCAACTTTATTTTCAATACACAAAATATATTTTTCTTTTTGAGATTCAATTAAAATATCTATATTTTGCCATTCCCTATATACCACAATATCGGAATACTTCATTGTGAGCAATTTAAAGGCAACATCATCCGTAACAAGACCATCTTTGGCAATATACGAATTCAATCGTGCTATAAATGCTTTGCCAAATCCATGATT from Oscillospiraceae bacterium carries:
- a CDS encoding helix-turn-helix transcriptional regulator, giving the protein MNGVSTLVKVYGPLHPLYLVYLLSYFAAMVTVIIRAQVKKTIDTTARAVILAIAVFVNIGVWFIEQMTSIEFEMLSISYIISELFLLGIHLVMNEYQRMKKIVKQVESVQGFFDAESSTPDVMLEKPVEDEAAFPERIEVFMMGLKTLTPTERKIYDAYIARVTTKEIMANMSIKETTLKYHNRNLYGKLGVSSRKELLEIHKHIKSVQATFEEANNVTGK